A region from the Aegilops tauschii subsp. strangulata cultivar AL8/78 chromosome 5, Aet v6.0, whole genome shotgun sequence genome encodes:
- the LOC109768078 gene encoding RING-H2 finger protein ATL78-like produces the protein MGRPDSEAPASSVAYGGDGGAAAPAGVGADPAFETNVVIILAALFFALLLVIGLNLMVRCALRRVWRGAAAAAGEGRASARVACSGSGIKRRVLRSLPVEVYGSGEVIDDVCAICLSEFVDGEKVRVLPLCGHGFHVRCVDAWLVSHGSCPTCRRPVIEKGASRGVVESQRPAETDTIITVVIV, from the coding sequence ATGGGTCGTCCTGATTCGGAGGCACCGGCATCGAGCGTTGCCTACGGAGGCGACGGAGGCGCGGCGGCGCCCGCGGGGGTGGGGGCAGACCCGGCTTTCGagaccaacgtggtgatcatcctGGCCGCGCTCTTCTTCGCGCTGCTCCTCGTCATTGGACTCAATTTAATGGTGCGGTGCGCGCTCCGGCGCGTGTGGCGCGGGGCCGCTGCCGCTGCTGGCGAGGGCAGGGCGTCGGCGCGGGTGGCCTGCAGCGGCAGCGGCATCAAGAGGCGCGTCCTCAGGAGCCTCCCCGTGGAGGTGTATGGCTCCGGGGAGGTTATCGACGACGTGTGCGCCATATGCCTGAGCGAGTTCGTGGACGGCGAGAAGGTGCGCGTGCTGCCGCTATGCGGGCACGGCTTCCACGTCCGCTGCGTCGACGCCTGGCTGGTGTCCCACGGCTCGTGTCCCACTTGCCGGCGGCCGGTCATCGAGAAGGGCGCCAGCCGCGGTGTCGTCGAAAGCCAGCGCCCTGCGGAGACGGACACGATCATCACCGTGGTGATCGTGTGA